The genomic region GCGAGGTGACGTCGAGCGGCAGCGCGATCACACCATCGTCACCGAGTTCATCGACGCCCGCCTGAAGTTCGTCCATCCGGACGTCGCACGCGGCCACCCGGAAACCGTCCTCGTGGAGCCGCCGGACGATCGCCGCGCCCTGGCCACGTGCGGCGCCCGTCACCAGCGCAACGCGGCCCCCTGTCATTGCGCATCCTTCAAGAACTCGGCCGCGCCGCGGCGCAGCGCCTGCGACTCCGACGCGAGCGTGAGCATCCGGAAACCCAACTCGGCCATCGCCTTCGCGGGCTTACCGGCACCCACATGAATTCCCGTCACCAGTCCGGCCGTCGCCGCTGTGGCCTGGACCCGGGCGACGGCGTCTGCCACCACCGACGCGGTCCACGCATCGGCCGGGGCGACGCCGAGCGAAATGGCCAGATCCGCCGGGCCGACGTAGACGCCGGTCACCCCGGGAACGGCGCAGATCTCGTCGAGCGCCGCCAGCCCTCGCGCGCTCTCCAGCATCACGAACACCGCGGCCCGCGCCTCGTGCTCGACCGGATCGCGGCCGAGGTCGGCGCGCAACGGCCCGTAACTGCGCACCCCGGCGGGGGCATACCGGGTGGCGGCGACCGCCGCCTCGGCTTGTTCGGCAGTCTCGACCATTGCGACGATCACGGCATCGGCGCCTGCGTCGAGCACGCGCCCGATCGGCGCCGGATCGGGTGACGCCAACCGCACCGCCGTCGCGATCGGGACATGTTCGAGTCGGCGCAACAGCAGCGCGACGTCGGCGTCGTCGAGATATCCGTGCTGGACGTCGAATCCGACGTAGTCGTAACCGGCGGCGGCGAACTCCTCCGGACCGATGATGGTCGGGCCGACGACCCATCCACCCCAGATGCGGTCCCTGGCGGCCAGCGCCTGCTGCAGTCTGGTTGTCGTCATCCGCTGATCGCTATCTTGATGCGGTCCGGCGCCGGCCGGCATGCGAAGTCGAACGCGGCCTGGGCGTCCTCGACGCCGAAGGTGTGCGTGACGTATGCGGGCAGCAGGTCGGGATGCCGACGAGCAAAGTCGTCGGCTGCGGCCAGGACCCGCC from Mycobacterium sp. IDR2000157661 harbors:
- a CDS encoding HpcH/HpaI aldolase family protein, encoding MTTTRLQQALAARDRIWGGWVVGPTIIGPEEFAAAGYDYVGFDVQHGYLDDADVALLLRRLEHVPIATAVRLASPDPAPIGRVLDAGADAVIVAMVETAEQAEAAVAATRYAPAGVRSYGPLRADLGRDPVEHEARAAVFVMLESARGLAALDEICAVPGVTGVYVGPADLAISLGVAPADAWTASVVADAVARVQATAATAGLVTGIHVGAGKPAKAMAELGFRMLTLASESQALRRGAAEFLKDAQ